From one Halorhabdus rudnickae genomic stretch:
- a CDS encoding NAD(P)/FAD-dependent oxidoreductase, which produces MPETNDQNEYDVIVVGGGPAGQSAALYTTRLGHRTAIVDVGGGRAAMIQEVHNLIGVPEDESGMDLLGVGREQLEEYGCDFYRDRVTSCSRDGDAITLVGNDNEYTAQAVVLATGFNDVRPDPPLPRTGRGLHYCLHCDAHMFVDEPVYVMGHGESAVHVAGIMLNFTDEVDLLTRGNEPEWSDETAETLEAHPINVIHDDIAGVQNGEDGWLKALEFEGGDVREYKGGFAMYGAEYNNGLARELGCEINADGTVEVDDHGRTSVEKVYAVGDLTPGHNQLPIALGAGAKAGIDIHFSLRDFPRDPDVLDSQGPVRDEEVPGIPDQLLEQAVDFHTYGE; this is translated from the coding sequence ATGCCCGAAACGAACGATCAAAACGAGTACGACGTTATCGTGGTCGGTGGCGGTCCTGCTGGCCAATCTGCTGCACTGTACACGACCCGGCTCGGCCATCGAACCGCCATTGTCGATGTCGGCGGCGGCCGGGCAGCTATGATCCAGGAGGTCCACAACCTGATCGGCGTTCCCGAGGACGAAAGTGGGATGGACCTGCTCGGGGTCGGTCGCGAACAACTAGAAGAATATGGGTGTGACTTCTATCGCGACCGCGTCACCTCATGTTCGCGCGACGGTGACGCCATCACTCTCGTGGGAAATGACAACGAGTACACCGCTCAGGCGGTCGTTCTCGCAACGGGATTCAACGACGTCCGCCCCGACCCGCCGCTGCCCCGCACAGGCCGGGGACTGCACTACTGTCTGCACTGCGACGCCCACATGTTCGTCGACGAGCCGGTGTACGTCATGGGCCATGGCGAGAGCGCAGTCCACGTTGCAGGGATCATGCTCAACTTCACCGACGAGGTGGATCTGCTGACCCGGGGGAACGAACCCGAGTGGAGTGACGAAACGGCCGAGACGCTTGAGGCCCATCCGATCAACGTGATTCACGACGACATCGCCGGCGTCCAGAACGGCGAGGACGGCTGGCTGAAGGCGTTAGAATTCGAGGGCGGTGATGTCAGGGAGTACAAGGGCGGGTTTGCCATGTACGGCGCGGAGTACAACAATGGCCTTGCGCGGGAACTCGGTTGTGAAATCAACGCTGACGGGACTGTCGAGGTTGACGATCACGGCCGGACGAGTGTCGAGAAGGTCTACGCGGTCGGCGACCTGACCCCGGGCCACAACCAGCTCCCGATCGCGCTCGGTGCAGGCGCGAAAGCTGGCATCGACATTCACTTCTCGTTGCGTGATTTCCCCCGCGACCCCGACGTGTTGGATTCACAGGGACCAGTTCGCGACGAGGAAGTCCCGGGAATTCCCGACCAACTGCTCGAACAGGCCGTTGATTTCCACACCTACGGGGAGTGA
- a CDS encoding dihydrolipoyl dehydrogenase, with product GMEEAYREKDDLTLYNDEAVFVDERTVTVDGERVSGDKVVVAAGSRPLVPPIDGLDSVEYLTSREALYLDEQPESLVIIGGGYIAVELGYFFETLGTDVRIIESGETLLGREDPDVSETFTDIARDRHGVHTGYRATAVESVNGSVRVTAESEDDDAITVEGEEVLVAAGRRPNTDTLDVAAAGIETDDRGFILTDERLQTSAENVWAQGDIAGNAMFKHSGDYETRVAIDNVVHDANRPIDLSAMPHAVFTEPQVAGVGKTEAELAAAGQEYVVGRQSLPDTPMGRAKKLEHGFVKVLATPDGEILGCHMLGEEASTMIHEVLVAMRAGSGQVSDITDTIHAHPTLNKAVEYAFRDALSE from the coding sequence GGTATGGAAGAGGCCTACCGCGAGAAGGACGATCTCACGCTATACAATGACGAGGCTGTCTTCGTGGACGAGCGAACCGTCACGGTCGACGGCGAGCGCGTCAGCGGTGACAAGGTCGTCGTCGCCGCCGGGAGTCGTCCACTCGTGCCGCCGATCGACGGCCTCGATTCGGTCGAGTATCTCACCAGTCGTGAAGCGCTGTATCTCGACGAACAACCCGAGAGCCTCGTCATCATCGGTGGCGGATATATCGCTGTCGAGTTGGGCTACTTCTTCGAAACGCTGGGGACAGACGTGCGCATCATCGAATCCGGTGAGACCCTTCTTGGCCGGGAAGATCCCGACGTGAGCGAGACGTTCACCGATATCGCACGCGATCGTCACGGGGTTCACACCGGGTATCGCGCGACTGCCGTCGAATCGGTAAACGGTTCCGTCCGGGTCACCGCTGAGAGCGAAGACGACGACGCGATCACCGTCGAGGGCGAAGAGGTGCTGGTCGCGGCGGGCCGACGACCGAACACGGACACACTCGACGTTGCGGCAGCCGGGATTGAGACGGACGACCGCGGGTTCATTCTGACGGATGAACGATTGCAGACCAGTGCGGAGAACGTCTGGGCCCAGGGCGACATCGCGGGTAACGCGATGTTCAAACACTCAGGCGATTACGAGACGCGCGTCGCGATCGACAATGTCGTCCACGATGCTAACCGGCCGATTGACCTTTCTGCGATGCCCCACGCTGTCTTCACAGAACCACAGGTCGCCGGCGTCGGCAAGACGGAGGCCGAGCTCGCTGCCGCGGGCCAGGAATACGTCGTCGGCCGGCAGTCACTCCCCGACACGCCGATGGGGCGGGCAAAGAAGCTGGAACACGGCTTCGTGAAGGTTCTTGCCACGCCGGACGGCGAGATCCTGGGCTGTCACATGCTTGGTGAAGAGGCCTCGACGATGATCCACGAGGTGCTGGTCGCAATGCGGGCGGGATCTGGACAGGTCAGCGATATTACGGATACTATCCACGCCCACCCGACGCTGAACAAGGCCGTCGAGTACGCGTTCCGAGACGCGCTGAGCGAGTAG
- a CDS encoding SDR family oxidoreductase: MSDDFELTEPELTADDLLVIDDPRFTAESVALVTGAASGIGQATAVALAANGLTVVGADVDEDGLAETGDLIAEFDLPGPYHPVETDLTDDDEVDAVVEAAAEQGDLRYVANIAGMQHIDPIAEFPMDKYDLLTDIMLRAPFYTAKRAMPHIRETDDGVGAIANMSSVHGHYATQAKPAYITAKHGITGLTRAIAAEGEGSLRGFSVSVGYVLTPLMVNQIRDTAEKRGISEQEVVEDVMLGQARTKEMMTPAEVANLFVFGFSSHASHLNGGDLLFDGGYTTTYE, translated from the coding sequence ATGAGTGACGATTTCGAATTGACCGAACCGGAACTGACAGCCGATGACTTGCTCGTCATCGATGATCCCCGCTTTACCGCTGAAAGCGTCGCGCTCGTGACGGGCGCGGCGAGCGGGATCGGACAGGCGACGGCTGTCGCGCTGGCCGCCAACGGTCTGACGGTCGTCGGGGCTGACGTCGACGAGGATGGCCTCGCCGAAACGGGTGATCTAATCGCCGAATTCGACCTGCCCGGTCCGTATCACCCCGTCGAGACTGATCTGACCGACGACGATGAGGTGGACGCCGTGGTCGAAGCCGCCGCCGAGCAGGGCGACCTTCGGTACGTTGCCAACATCGCCGGGATGCAGCACATCGACCCGATCGCGGAGTTCCCGATGGACAAGTACGACCTCCTGACGGACATCATGCTGCGAGCACCGTTTTACACCGCCAAGCGGGCGATGCCACACATCCGTGAGACCGACGACGGCGTGGGCGCGATCGCGAACATGTCCTCCGTACACGGTCACTACGCCACACAGGCCAAGCCGGCCTACATCACGGCCAAACACGGCATCACCGGGCTGACCAGGGCCATCGCCGCCGAGGGCGAGGGCTCACTCCGGGGCTTTTCGGTCTCGGTCGGGTACGTCCTGACGCCGCTGATGGTCAACCAGATCCGGGACACCGCCGAGAAGCGCGGTATCTCCGAGCAGGAAGTCGTCGAGGACGTCATGCTCGGCCAGGCCCGCACGAAGGAAATGATGACGCCAGCAGAAGTCGCGAATCTCTTCGTCTTTGGCTTCTCGTCGCATGCCAGCCACCTCAACGGCGGCGATCTCTTATTCGACGGCGGATATACCACTACCTATGAGTGA
- a CDS encoding peroxiredoxin family protein — protein sequence MSEQTFTTDALDFELPNVGIGPDPLSLAEVIDASDFAVLLFLRDYHCPKCKAQVSEISEHARTFNELKTAVLPILPEPRERAADWRDNVVEEFPFPLLADGEKRVADQYDQPTRYGPVGQLHDLLGRLPQSVVLDTRGDAAEVMFTHRGDSIDDRPAAEDLIGTVEDVQESFVFDCSLVEC from the coding sequence ATGTCAGAACAAACCTTCACCACTGACGCCCTGGACTTCGAATTACCGAACGTTGGGATCGGTCCTGACCCCCTCTCGCTCGCGGAGGTGATCGACGCCTCCGACTTCGCCGTATTGCTCTTCCTGCGGGATTACCACTGCCCGAAGTGCAAGGCACAGGTCAGCGAGATCAGCGAGCACGCTCGCACGTTCAACGAACTGAAGACGGCCGTGCTGCCGATATTACCTGAACCGCGCGAGCGCGCGGCCGACTGGCGGGACAACGTCGTCGAGGAGTTCCCGTTTCCGCTCCTGGCCGACGGCGAGAAACGCGTCGCCGACCAGTACGACCAGCCGACGCGGTATGGGCCGGTCGGCCAACTGCACGACTTACTGGGGCGACTTCCCCAAAGCGTCGTCCTCGATACGCGCGGCGATGCTGCCGAAGTGATGTTCACCCATCGTGGGGACTCGATCGACGATCGACCGGCCGCCGAGGACCTGATTGGGACCGTCGAAGACGTTCAGGAGTCGTTCGTCTTCGACTGTTCGCTGGTGGAGTGCTGA
- the epsC gene encoding serine O-acetyltransferase EpsC encodes MNYEYAGDTHRELVESYRTDESPFPTDSSRTYPRREFLREEPPLLKQLLFPRCWNATELLDDPDETHRRLTELGRCMETGITAYSDQDEETVTEVIDGTLDQLPAIRRALKKDVEAAYKGDPAAKSYCEIIRSYPGFHATLTHRVAHVLYEADIFAYARELAEYARTETGIDIHPGAEIGEYFFVDHGSGVVIGETATVGNWVRIYQNVTLGTLHFEEEEEGEGHMLAKDYKRHPDIGDNVVIGAGSNVLGTVEIGDHVSIGANSWVTEDVPENTSVFIAEHPKQTRKPNR; translated from the coding sequence ATGAACTACGAGTACGCAGGCGACACTCATAGAGAACTTGTCGAGTCGTATCGAACAGACGAGTCGCCGTTTCCAACGGATTCCTCACGGACGTATCCTCGTCGCGAGTTCCTGCGCGAGGAACCGCCGCTTCTCAAACAACTCTTGTTTCCCAGATGCTGGAATGCGACGGAGTTGTTGGACGATCCCGATGAAACGCACCGTCGGCTGACTGAGCTCGGTCGCTGCATGGAGACAGGCATCACCGCCTATTCCGATCAGGACGAAGAGACCGTGACGGAGGTGATCGACGGGACGCTCGACCAGTTACCGGCGATCCGACGTGCCCTCAAAAAGGACGTCGAGGCGGCGTACAAGGGTGACCCGGCAGCGAAAAGCTATTGTGAGATCATCCGGTCGTATCCCGGGTTTCACGCGACCCTGACCCATCGTGTCGCGCATGTGCTCTATGAGGCGGATATCTTCGCCTACGCCCGGGAACTCGCCGAGTACGCCAGAACCGAGACAGGTATCGATATCCACCCCGGGGCCGAGATCGGTGAGTACTTTTTCGTCGATCACGGGTCTGGCGTCGTCATCGGCGAGACCGCGACCGTCGGTAACTGGGTCCGTATTTATCAGAACGTCACGCTGGGCACGCTCCACTTCGAGGAAGAGGAGGAAGGCGAGGGGCATATGCTCGCCAAAGACTACAAGCGTCATCCCGACATCGGCGACAACGTCGTTATCGGCGCCGGAAGTAACGTACTCGGGACGGTCGAAATCGGCGATCACGTGAGTATCGGTGCGAACTCGTGGGTGACTGAAGACGTGCCCGAGAACACGAGCGTGTTCATCGCTGAACATCCCAAACAGACGCGCAAGCCCAACCGGTGA
- a CDS encoding patatin-like phospholipase family protein, with protein MSETTNVAIACQGGGSHTAFTAGVLEEMLRECDWDDEFELVGISGTSGGAFNALAAWYGLVTEGPDRAADLVNAIWDDLAANGFDDRMLNSWLKGVNKLQSSGMPLPQITPYQVPGKEIGKERIRDVLEAHIDFEAIPDYCRMSNPELVVGTVNVNAGVFETFVDEDVTVDAVLASAAVPNVFEAVEINGHYHWDGLFSQNPPVGDMMHQPPERKPDELWIIQINPQEFEGEPTSLEEIADRRNELSGNISLNQELGFIEQINEWVEDGKLPAEEFSKTDIHRIDMGERFHCSTKIDRDPTFITELMDLGNQRCETFLDERR; from the coding sequence ATGAGTGAGACGACGAACGTGGCTATCGCGTGTCAAGGCGGCGGGAGCCACACGGCATTTACCGCAGGTGTCCTCGAAGAAATGCTACGCGAGTGCGACTGGGATGACGAGTTCGAACTTGTCGGGATCAGCGGTACCTCCGGCGGTGCGTTCAACGCCCTCGCCGCGTGGTACGGCCTCGTAACCGAGGGGCCGGACAGGGCGGCCGATCTCGTGAACGCGATCTGGGACGACCTCGCGGCCAACGGTTTCGATGATCGGATGCTCAACTCCTGGCTGAAGGGAGTCAATAAACTACAGTCGAGCGGAATGCCACTCCCGCAAATAACTCCGTACCAGGTACCGGGAAAAGAGATCGGCAAGGAACGCATCCGAGACGTCCTAGAGGCCCACATTGACTTCGAAGCGATTCCGGATTACTGCCGAATGAGTAACCCAGAACTCGTCGTCGGGACGGTCAACGTCAACGCTGGAGTCTTCGAAACGTTCGTCGACGAGGATGTGACCGTCGATGCCGTCCTCGCATCGGCGGCCGTCCCCAACGTCTTCGAGGCCGTCGAGATCAACGGTCACTATCACTGGGACGGCCTCTTCTCACAGAATCCGCCCGTCGGTGACATGATGCATCAGCCGCCCGAGCGCAAGCCGGACGAACTCTGGATTATCCAGATCAATCCCCAGGAGTTCGAGGGTGAACCCACGAGTCTGGAGGAGATCGCCGACCGACGAAACGAGCTGTCGGGGAACATCTCGCTGAACCAGGAACTGGGGTTCATCGAGCAGATCAATGAGTGGGTCGAAGACGGAAAACTTCCTGCCGAGGAGTTCTCGAAGACCGACATCCACCGTATCGACATGGGTGAGCGATTCCACTGTTCGACGAAAATCGATCGCGATCCGACCTTCATCACCGAACTGATGGACCTCGGGAACCAGCGGTGTGAAACGTTCCTCGACGAACGGCGATGA